A region from the Panicum hallii strain FIL2 chromosome 1, PHallii_v3.1, whole genome shotgun sequence genome encodes:
- the LOC112895383 gene encoding uncharacterized protein LOC112895383 gives MAEPESPKLPSRPTSNSPVARALAAPSSAATSHSLLCLQPDLASSPPPARAQAPPPPLALLRAISSPSAPAPAATSSSPARAQALLPPLAIDLLPATLPRKCIAAIRILAYGLPANAVDEYVRIGPSTAQEALKHFCRAVIDAFGGYYLRAPTEEDVRHLVEEGEQRGFPGMLGSIDCMHWTWRNCPSSWKGMFTGRGKSPSMILEAVASRNLWIWHAYFGMPGSCNDINVLHRSSLFDRFMQGTSTPVNFTVNGHSYNMGYYLADGIYPDWPTFVKTVRHPMEMKTRLFAAK, from the exons ATGGCAGAGCCGGAGAGCCCCAAGCTCCCCTCGCGGCCGACCTCCAACTCGCCGGTAGCCCGTGCACTCGCCGCCCCTAGCTCCGCCGCGACCTCGCACAGCCTGCTCTGCCTTCAGCCTGACCTCGCCAGCTCGCCGCCACCAGCCCGCGCGCAagctccgccaccgccgctcgccctcCTTCGCGCCATCAGCTCGCCGTCGGCCCCCGCGCCGGCTGCCACCAGCTCATCACCGGCGCGCGCGCAAGCTCTGCTGCCCCCGCTCGCCATCGATCTGCTGCCGGCCACCTTGCCTCGA AAGTGCATCGCCGCCATTCGCATCCTGGCTTACGGATTACCAGCCAATGCGGTCGACGAGTATGTGCGTATCGGTCCCTCGACAGCTCAAGAGGCCTTGAAGCATTTCTGTCGAGCAGTCATCGATGCATTTGGTGGATACTATCTGCGAGCGCCAACTGAAGAGGATGTCCGCCACCTCGTCGAGGAAGGTGAACAACGGGGATTCCCGGGAATGCTTGGCAGCATAGACTGCATGCATTGGACGTGGCGTAATTGCCCATCATCGTGGAAGGGCATGTTCACCGGCCGTGGGAAGTCACCTTCTATGATTCTAGAGGCTGTGGCGTCCAGGAACCTATGGATTTGGCACGCTTACTTTGGAATGCCAGGTAGCTGCAACGACATCAACGTTCTTcacagatcgagtctctttGACCGCTTCATGCAGGGGACATCGACGCCTGTGAACTTCACAGTCAATGGGCATTCATACAACATGGGATATTACCTGGCAGATGGAATCTACCCAGATTGGCCCACATTTGTGAAGACCGTCCGTCATCCGATGGAGATGAAGACTCGCCTCTTCGCCGCAAAATAG